In the Arachis ipaensis cultivar K30076 chromosome B10, Araip1.1, whole genome shotgun sequence genome, one interval contains:
- the LOC107623263 gene encoding 1-acyl-sn-glycerol-3-phosphate acyltransferase 1, chloroplastic isoform X1, giving the protein MSSVRALLSTSLSQSPLSSMFLNSSPSMEMFQLCTYKRPTYDHQVLRTSLSYAQRRLAGIPRKHRNALWVSFCPNEELCRPHCSCNLRYQNKHARDTVARCELAAAGDSHSLSADLKMESKVRGACFYAVTALSAVFLFVLMLVGHPFVLLFDRQRRKFHHYVAKVWASLTVAPFYRIKFEGLENLPPPDTPAVYVSNHQSFLDIYTLLTLGRSFKFISKTGIFLFPIIGWAMFLLGTIPLKRMDSRSQMDCLKRCMDLIRKGASVFFFPEGTRSKDGKLGAFKKGAFSIAAKTNAPVVPITLIGTGQIMPAGREGIVNVGWVKVVIHKPLGGKDAEMLCKEARTTIASVL; this is encoded by the exons TTGTGTACTTATAAACGACCAACTTATGATCATCAAGTTTTGAGGACTTCACTTAGTT ATGCCCAAAGAAGATTGGCAGGCATACCCAGGAAGCACAGAAATGCTTTGTGGGTATCTTTTTGTCCCAACGAGGAGTTATGTAGGCCTCATTGTAGTTGCAATTTGCGCTATCAGAATAAACATGCCAGAGACACGGTTGCAAGATGCGAACTTGCAGCAGCGGGAGATAGTCACTCATTGTCAG CGGAtctgaaaatggaatcaaaagtTAGGGGAGCTTGTTTTTATGCTGTCACTGCCCTTTCCGCCGTGTTTCTTTTTGTGCTGATGCTGGTTGGACATCCATTTGTACTACTATTTGATCGTCAACGAAGAAAATTTCATCATTATGTTGCCAAAGTCTGGGCTTCACTCACAGTTGCTCCATTTTATAGAATAAAATTTGAGGGGTTGGAGAATCTGCCACCTCCTGATACTCCTGCTGTGTATGTTTCCAATCATCAGAGTTTCCTTGACATATATACTCTTCTCACTCTAGGAAGAAGCTTTAAATTCATAAGCAAGACTGGGATATTTCTCTTTCCGATAATTGGGTGGGCAATGTTTCTTCTAGGCACCATTCCTTTGAAGCGCATGGATAGCCGAAGCCAGATG GATTGTCTTAAACGATGCATGGATCTTATCAGGAAGGGAGCCTCAGTCTTTTTCTTTCCAGAGGGAACACGCAGTAAAGATGGAAAACTAGGTGCTTTCAAG AAAGGTGCCTTCAGTATTGCTGCCAAGACAAATGCTCCAGTGGTACCAATAACCCTTATTGGAACTGGTCAAATCATGCCAGCTGGAAGAGAGGGTATAGTAAACGTAGGTTGGGTAAAAGTTGTTATTCATAAACCTTTAGGTGGGAAAGACGCTGAAATGTTGTGCAAAGAAGCTAGGACGACAATCGCAAGTGTATTGTAA